Proteins from one Natrinema salinisoli genomic window:
- a CDS encoding NAD+ synthase, giving the protein MSAYSKTFVYSDVERTNGPFYTDYRSLETIRERIVADIRTRVGNAGAAGVVVAMSGGIDSTLTTALAVEALGTDRVLGLGLPCHKAEGTHVSDARTIAEGMGIDFEEIQLRPLFEAFEGTVASELKPEGASSERGDERALETGNVVARLRMVTAYYAANRGSRLVLGTANRSEQLLGYFTKYGDGAADAYPIGDCYKTEVRALAKHVGIPRRIIGKEPTAGFWATQTDAGELGARYDVIDPLLYRLVDEELPLEEAVTDLRIDRETAEEIAAIHEETAHKRSTPPTPGIAGRTDERGGDESRSLE; this is encoded by the coding sequence ATGAGCGCATATAGCAAGACGTTCGTCTATTCCGACGTCGAACGCACGAACGGACCGTTTTACACCGATTACCGCTCACTCGAGACGATACGCGAGCGAATCGTCGCCGATATCCGGACGAGAGTCGGGAACGCGGGAGCGGCGGGCGTCGTCGTCGCGATGAGCGGCGGCATCGACTCGACCCTGACGACGGCGCTCGCGGTCGAAGCCCTCGGTACCGACCGCGTCCTCGGGCTGGGACTGCCCTGCCACAAGGCCGAGGGCACCCACGTCAGCGACGCCCGGACGATCGCCGAGGGGATGGGAATCGACTTCGAGGAAATTCAGTTGCGGCCGCTTTTCGAGGCGTTCGAGGGGACAGTCGCGAGCGAACTCAAGCCGGAAGGGGCCTCGAGTGAGAGGGGCGACGAACGTGCCCTCGAAACCGGCAACGTCGTCGCGCGGTTGCGGATGGTCACCGCGTACTACGCGGCGAACAGGGGGTCACGGCTCGTGCTCGGCACCGCGAACCGATCGGAGCAGTTACTCGGCTACTTCACCAAGTACGGGGACGGCGCGGCCGACGCCTATCCGATCGGCGATTGCTACAAGACAGAGGTTCGGGCGCTGGCGAAACACGTCGGGATTCCCCGCCGAATCATCGGCAAGGAACCGACGGCGGGGTTCTGGGCCACGCAGACGGACGCCGGCGAGCTCGGTGCGCGCTACGACGTGATCGACCCGCTGTTGTATCGGCTCGTCGACGAGGAGCTCCCGCTCGAGGAGGCCGTTACCGATCTCCGGATCGACCGCGAGACGGCCGAAGAAATCGCAGCCATCCACGAGGAGACCGCTCACAAGCGGTCGACACCGCCGACGCCGGGGATCGCGGGCCGAACCGACGAGCGGGGCGGTGACGAGTCGCGCTCGCTCGAGTAG
- a CDS encoding DUF5305 domain-containing protein: MIDNPRLELLLAKQGRSIVIALVVIGALAIGATGWAVANPETTTSPTFEEERVTTDAQTSAVVTESGTLWTEGERLTNSSVYFLNTSPELTVEPETRLRNGSGGVPVEDGNVTHELRLRFEATRDGSSFWNETHQVLRESPSVENGVATSEATIDVESYRQRQRELQREVSGIGTVQLTLELRVEYDTGRQQGTLTTTTPVRITGDAYWLEESLSDSATHSYQSGTNRTTESRSPALIGGLSVLGTLSLAGAAFVSRRSPTDIEAARRAVHEQRYAEWISRGSIPMWIGDYHVSLDTLEDVVDVAIDTNERVVHDEQRGLFAVVNDGVVYYYSDRGLWEETAWPEMDLEEQPAVIDGDGDVSAEDLSELDPSDEFASPDDPDGFEDDEAVWEQL; this comes from the coding sequence ATGATCGACAATCCGCGCCTCGAGTTGTTGCTCGCCAAACAGGGACGGTCGATCGTGATCGCGTTGGTCGTTATCGGTGCCCTCGCGATCGGTGCGACCGGGTGGGCGGTCGCGAATCCGGAGACGACGACGTCGCCGACGTTCGAGGAGGAACGCGTCACGACTGACGCGCAGACGAGCGCTGTCGTCACCGAAAGCGGCACGCTCTGGACCGAAGGTGAGCGGCTCACGAACAGTTCGGTCTACTTTCTGAACACGTCACCGGAGTTGACGGTCGAGCCGGAAACGAGGCTGCGAAACGGCTCCGGCGGCGTCCCGGTCGAGGACGGAAACGTCACTCACGAACTCAGGCTCCGATTCGAGGCCACACGCGACGGGTCATCGTTCTGGAACGAAACCCACCAGGTGCTCCGGGAGTCGCCGTCGGTCGAGAACGGCGTCGCGACGTCGGAAGCCACGATCGACGTCGAATCGTACCGCCAGCGACAGCGCGAACTCCAGCGGGAGGTCAGCGGAATCGGAACGGTCCAGCTGACGCTGGAACTCCGCGTCGAGTACGATACGGGTCGCCAGCAGGGAACGCTCACGACGACGACGCCGGTACGGATCACGGGCGACGCCTACTGGCTCGAGGAATCGCTGTCCGACTCCGCGACGCACAGTTACCAGAGCGGCACGAACCGGACGACCGAATCCCGCAGTCCGGCACTCATCGGTGGCCTGTCGGTGCTCGGAACGCTCTCGCTCGCCGGTGCGGCGTTCGTCTCACGCCGGTCTCCGACCGACATCGAAGCTGCCCGCCGGGCCGTCCACGAACAGCGATACGCCGAGTGGATCTCGCGGGGATCGATTCCGATGTGGATCGGCGACTATCACGTCTCCCTGGACACGCTCGAGGACGTCGTCGACGTCGCGATCGATACGAACGAGCGCGTGGTCCACGACGAACAACGAGGGTTGTTCGCGGTGGTCAACGACGGCGTCGTCTACTACTACAGCGACCGCGGTCTCTGGGAGGAGACCGCCTGGCCGGAGATGGACTTGGAGGAGCAGCCAGCCGTCATCGACGGCGATGGAGACGTCTCGGCCGAGGATCTCTCGGAACTCGACCCGAGCGACGAATTCGCGTCTCCCGATGATCCGGACGGCTTCGAGGACGACGAAGCGGTCTGGGAACAGCTCTAG
- a CDS encoding long-chain-fatty-acid--CoA ligase → METPLIVTDFLEQARDYYGDQEAVVGAAGDRFTYAELGERTDRFAAALQERGIEKGDRVAVLDPNTHYHLEAAFGAMQLGAVHTPLNYRLEPDDYEYILSDAGVDAIYADYEYADKIEAIRDEVPTETFVTNDADAVDGEWEDFDAVISDAGTEFDQPEMAEDEIITINYTSGTTGDPKGVCRTHRTETIHAYLMSIYHEITDDDTYLWTLPMFHVNGWGHIYAVTGMGATHVCTRGVNPDQVVSSIREEDVSFLCAAPAVLNQLIDYYESEGEPKMMGEKQVRVTTAGSAPPEATIRAVEDRFGWYLKHLYGATETGPLITISDAKRLMTDDNRFEIKKRQGMGVLGTDVRVVDEDGEDVPRDDGTLGEIVVRGNQIMDRYWNKPEATEEAFNDRVEGYYHTGDLATVDENGLIAIRDRKKDIIISGGENISSIELEDTLFDHDAVADAAVIPAPSDEWGETPKAFVVPSNDDPDNPPVSADELTEFTRDQLAGYKVVRRVEYVEELPKTATGKTQKYELRQQEWADEDRMIGEG, encoded by the coding sequence ATGGAAACGCCACTCATTGTCACGGATTTCCTCGAGCAGGCGCGGGACTATTACGGGGACCAGGAGGCCGTCGTGGGTGCAGCGGGTGATCGATTCACGTACGCCGAACTCGGCGAGCGGACCGATCGCTTCGCGGCGGCGCTCCAGGAGCGAGGGATCGAAAAAGGGGATCGGGTCGCCGTCCTCGACCCGAACACGCACTATCACCTCGAGGCGGCGTTCGGCGCGATGCAGCTCGGTGCGGTTCACACGCCGCTGAACTACCGCCTCGAGCCCGACGACTACGAGTACATCCTGTCGGACGCGGGCGTCGACGCGATCTACGCCGATTACGAGTACGCCGACAAGATCGAAGCGATCCGGGACGAGGTGCCGACGGAGACGTTCGTGACGAACGACGCGGACGCCGTCGACGGCGAGTGGGAGGACTTCGACGCCGTGATCTCGGACGCCGGGACCGAGTTCGATCAGCCGGAGATGGCCGAGGACGAGATCATCACGATCAACTACACCTCGGGGACGACGGGGGATCCGAAGGGGGTCTGTCGCACCCACCGGACCGAGACGATCCACGCCTACCTGATGTCGATCTACCACGAGATCACCGACGACGACACCTACCTGTGGACCTTGCCGATGTTCCACGTCAACGGCTGGGGCCACATCTACGCGGTGACCGGGATGGGCGCGACCCACGTCTGTACGCGCGGGGTCAACCCCGATCAGGTCGTCTCCTCGATCCGCGAAGAGGACGTGTCCTTCCTCTGTGCGGCGCCGGCGGTGCTCAACCAGTTGATCGACTATTACGAGAGCGAGGGCGAACCGAAGATGATGGGCGAGAAGCAGGTTCGCGTAACGACCGCGGGGAGCGCGCCGCCTGAGGCGACGATTCGGGCCGTCGAGGACCGGTTCGGCTGGTACCTCAAGCACCTCTACGGTGCGACCGAGACGGGGCCGCTGATCACCATCTCCGACGCGAAGCGACTCATGACCGACGACAACCGCTTCGAGATCAAGAAGCGCCAGGGGATGGGCGTCCTCGGCACCGACGTTCGCGTCGTCGACGAGGACGGCGAGGACGTCCCCCGCGACGACGGGACGCTCGGCGAGATCGTCGTCCGGGGCAACCAGATCATGGACCGCTACTGGAACAAACCCGAGGCGACCGAGGAGGCCTTCAACGACCGCGTCGAGGGCTACTACCACACCGGCGACCTCGCGACCGTCGACGAGAACGGACTCATCGCGATTCGCGACCGCAAGAAGGACATCATCATCTCCGGCGGCGAGAACATCTCGAGTATCGAACTCGAGGACACCTTGTTCGACCACGATGCGGTGGCGGATGCGGCGGTGATTCCGGCACCGAGCGACGAGTGGGGCGAGACGCCGAAGGCGTTCGTCGTTCCGTCGAACGACGATCCGGATAACCCGCCGGTCTCGGCGGACGAACTGACCGAATTCACCCGCGACCAGTTGGCGGGGTACAAGGTCGTCCGCCGGGTCGAGTACGTCGAGGAGCTGCCGAAGACTGCCACCGGGAAGACCCAGAAGTACGAACTGCGCCAGCAGGAGTGGGCGGACGAAGACCGGATGATCGGTGAGGGATAG
- a CDS encoding PINc/VapC family ATPase yields MNVVPDTSVVIDGRVSATIEDGQFEGATICVPEAVVAELEAQANDGIDSGWDGLEELQRLADLADDGVIELRYVGERPSAIERGHASEGEIDALIRDLAEDLDATFVTSDIVQSEVARAKGLDVEHVSPEVREVGTLAVEEFFDDQTMSVHLKTDAVPKAKRGELGAMAYEPIADEPLDEATMDEYAREVVDGAKEAPDGFIELSEPGMKIVQFRDYRIAIGRPPFSDGIEITAVRPIAQTDIEDYEHADELKERLLERQRGVLISGAPGAGKSTFAQAVARYISDHDYSVKTMEKPRDLQVGPDITQYTELGGEMAKTADALLMVRPDYTIYDEVRKTDDFEVFADMRLAGVGMIGVVHATRPIDSLQRLVGRVELGMIPQVVDTVVYIEAGEVETVYDVKTEVKVPAGLTEEDLARPVIQVTNFQTGDPEYEIYTFNRQVVTVPLKDEDGGPANESGVDRIAKQEIEREIRSIAHGYVDVELRSQDKAVVYVEEDDISSVIGKGGGRITDIENRLGIDIDVRTHDENPNYGSGGGSGSASANGGGSSGSEAGQMVQPEITSRHIVIPVDGNHGETVEVQAGGEYLFTATVSRGGEIQVSRGSAIAEELERAIDRKDPVTIVPS; encoded by the coding sequence ATGAACGTCGTGCCGGATACGAGCGTGGTCATCGACGGCCGCGTCTCGGCGACTATCGAAGACGGGCAGTTCGAGGGAGCGACGATCTGCGTCCCCGAGGCGGTCGTCGCGGAGCTCGAGGCGCAGGCAAACGACGGGATCGACAGCGGCTGGGACGGCCTCGAGGAGCTCCAGCGGCTGGCCGATCTCGCCGACGACGGGGTCATCGAACTCCGGTACGTCGGCGAGCGGCCCAGCGCGATCGAGCGGGGCCACGCCTCCGAGGGCGAGATCGACGCCCTGATCCGCGATCTCGCGGAGGATCTCGACGCGACCTTCGTCACCAGCGACATCGTCCAGTCCGAAGTCGCCCGGGCGAAGGGACTCGACGTCGAACACGTCTCTCCCGAGGTCCGCGAGGTCGGAACGCTGGCAGTCGAGGAGTTCTTCGACGACCAGACGATGAGCGTCCACCTCAAGACCGACGCCGTCCCGAAGGCCAAACGCGGCGAACTCGGCGCGATGGCCTACGAACCCATCGCCGACGAACCGCTCGACGAGGCGACCATGGACGAGTACGCCCGAGAGGTCGTCGACGGCGCGAAAGAGGCCCCCGACGGGTTCATCGAACTCTCCGAGCCGGGCATGAAGATCGTCCAGTTCCGTGACTACCGGATCGCGATCGGCCGCCCGCCGTTCTCCGACGGCATCGAGATCACCGCCGTCCGCCCGATCGCGCAGACCGACATCGAGGACTACGAGCACGCCGACGAACTGAAAGAGCGGCTGCTCGAGCGCCAGCGCGGCGTTCTCATCTCTGGTGCGCCCGGAGCCGGGAAGTCGACGTTCGCGCAGGCGGTCGCCCGCTATATCTCCGATCACGACTACTCCGTCAAAACGATGGAGAAACCGCGGGACCTGCAGGTCGGCCCCGACATCACCCAGTACACGGAACTGGGCGGCGAGATGGCGAAGACGGCCGACGCCCTGCTGATGGTCCGGCCGGACTACACGATTTACGACGAGGTCCGGAAGACCGACGACTTCGAGGTCTTCGCCGACATGCGTCTGGCCGGCGTCGGGATGATCGGCGTCGTCCACGCGACGCGCCCGATCGACTCGCTCCAGCGGCTGGTCGGCCGCGTCGAACTCGGGATGATCCCGCAGGTCGTCGACACCGTCGTTTACATCGAAGCCGGCGAGGTCGAGACCGTCTACGACGTCAAGACGGAAGTCAAGGTCCCCGCCGGACTCACTGAGGAGGACCTCGCGCGCCCCGTCATTCAGGTCACGAACTTCCAGACCGGCGACCCCGAGTACGAGATCTACACCTTCAACCGGCAGGTCGTCACCGTCCCGCTCAAAGACGAGGACGGCGGCCCGGCCAACGAGTCCGGCGTCGACCGCATCGCCAAACAGGAGATCGAACGGGAGATCCGCTCGATCGCACACGGCTACGTCGACGTCGAACTCAGGAGCCAGGACAAGGCCGTCGTCTACGTGGAAGAGGACGACATCTCGAGCGTCATCGGCAAAGGCGGCGGTCGAATCACCGACATCGAGAACCGGCTGGGGATCGACATCGACGTCCGAACCCACGACGAGAACCCCAACTACGGTTCCGGCGGCGGCTCCGGGAGCGCAAGCGCCAACGGCGGCGGTAGCAGCGGTTCCGAGGCGGGCCAGATGGTCCAGCCCGAGATCACCTCTCGACACATCGTCATCCCCGTCGACGGCAACCACGGCGAAACCGTCGAAGTCCAGGCCGGCGGCGAGTACCTCTTCACCGCGACGGTGAGCCGCGGCGGCGAGATTCAAGTGTCGCGCGGGAGCGCGATTGCAGAGGAGCTCGAGCGGGCGATCGATCGGAAGGATCCGGTGACGATCGTCCCGTCGTAA
- a CDS encoding signal peptidase I, protein MTPATLVKRGVGLVVVLAIILLIVGQLLGQPILLGYVATGSMEPTMDAGDGFVAIPSIVAGPVEEGDVVVYQARELHDGGLTTHRVVGETEEGYVTKGDANPFTDQDGGEPHVTDGRIVAKTLQVGGEVVTIPYLGTAIMGAQGLVERAYGTVASVFGLTTTASSNGLGSVLVALGVAMLGFGVLLEQVGPTRREATRSRSRENVIAFWTALGLVLVVFVTFATAAMVVPSGTTEYGLVSSESPSDDPQIVAPGGTTDFTRTVDNAGYLPVVVVHEAESGGISADPTWQTVGIRGSGETTVTLSAPSETGEHVRHLGEYRYLAVLPPSVLVWLHGVHPLAAIAAVNGVIVGIAVVLVLVLFGSSDIRFRSAGSHVPLSTRLERRLRKWFEDRE, encoded by the coding sequence ATGACTCCGGCTACGCTCGTCAAGCGAGGTGTCGGCCTCGTCGTCGTACTGGCTATAATCCTCCTGATAGTCGGACAACTCCTCGGACAGCCGATCCTGCTCGGGTACGTCGCGACCGGAAGCATGGAACCCACGATGGACGCAGGCGACGGCTTCGTCGCGATTCCGAGCATCGTCGCCGGTCCCGTCGAGGAGGGCGACGTCGTCGTCTACCAGGCCAGAGAGCTCCATGACGGCGGACTGACGACTCACCGCGTGGTCGGCGAGACGGAGGAGGGATACGTCACGAAAGGCGACGCGAACCCCTTTACGGATCAGGACGGCGGTGAGCCCCACGTCACGGACGGCCGGATCGTCGCCAAAACCCTGCAGGTCGGCGGCGAGGTCGTCACGATCCCGTATCTCGGCACCGCGATCATGGGGGCCCAGGGACTCGTCGAGCGAGCGTACGGGACGGTCGCCTCGGTTTTCGGGCTCACGACGACAGCGTCATCGAACGGACTGGGCTCCGTGCTCGTCGCACTCGGCGTCGCCATGCTCGGCTTCGGGGTATTGCTCGAGCAGGTGGGACCGACGCGACGCGAGGCGACCAGATCGCGCTCGCGCGAGAACGTGATCGCGTTCTGGACCGCGCTCGGACTCGTCCTGGTCGTGTTCGTCACGTTCGCGACCGCGGCGATGGTCGTCCCGTCGGGAACCACCGAGTACGGACTGGTCAGTTCCGAATCGCCCAGCGACGACCCACAGATCGTCGCCCCCGGGGGGACGACCGACTTCACTCGTACCGTCGACAACGCCGGGTACCTCCCCGTGGTGGTCGTCCACGAGGCGGAAAGCGGGGGGATCAGTGCCGATCCGACGTGGCAGACGGTCGGCATTCGGGGGAGCGGGGAGACGACGGTGACGCTGTCCGCTCCCAGCGAGACGGGCGAGCACGTCCGTCACCTCGGCGAGTATCGGTATCTCGCCGTGCTGCCGCCGTCCGTGCTCGTCTGGCTCCACGGAGTCCATCCGCTCGCCGCGATCGCGGCAGTAAACGGCGTTATCGTCGGGATCGCCGTCGTACTCGTGCTCGTCCTGTTCGGTAGCAGTGACATTCGGTTTCGATCCGCGGGGAGTCACGTCCCGCTGTCGACCCGGCTCGAGCGGCGGCTTCGGAAATGGTTCGAGGACCGAGAGTAA
- a CDS encoding MarR family transcriptional regulator produces the protein MAETDGEEIEDLPPSAKLVFKVLEYDGPLTQKQIVEESMLSARTVRYALERLEEIGIVDEDIYFADARQSLYRLEEPVAADGNGVEESPKKDACCAE, from the coding sequence ATGGCAGAGACCGACGGGGAAGAAATCGAAGACTTGCCACCGAGTGCGAAACTCGTTTTCAAGGTTCTCGAGTACGACGGGCCGCTGACGCAGAAACAGATCGTCGAAGAATCGATGCTCTCGGCCCGGACGGTGCGATACGCCCTCGAGCGCCTCGAAGAGATCGGGATCGTCGACGAAGATATCTACTTTGCGGACGCTCGACAGAGCCTCTATCGACTCGAAGAGCCGGTCGCGGCCGACGGAAACGGCGTCGAGGAGTCCCCGAAAAAAGACGCCTGCTGCGCGGAATAA
- a CDS encoding CARDB domain-containing protein codes for MSSVKTPLVAAMLCFLLALVVPTAAITVGEDPTDDDVVLESVDDRYATIDDGELRLDLGVVANTETRFADVFTITIGDDADDVEAVWIDHDVEGVTFHADGSAVTNESRLEPDPGDSIRVGVTVDSSVATAGTETFTVAVGYADEDDTSEDGTGGDGTNGGTGDSADDGPSSSATILGSGLTLSPTTLETGETLTASATYRNAGDARGTAVATLTVDGTVVDRQRIELRPGEETTVTFERRMDWPGTYAVGIDGVGSESVTVEGPPVAIVDAGLVDDAAIDDTDTTADITVGESTAVRATVRNPTNATVERTLELSADGIVVESRLVSIPANGELTVSFDRRFDRAGTYEISVSGVTAGTVTVSDRPAPVPIPNRELSPATTAALAPPTTAGLLFLAVAANRKWAFVR; via the coding sequence ATGTCATCAGTAAAGACCCCACTCGTCGCCGCGATGCTCTGTTTTCTCCTCGCGCTCGTAGTTCCGACTGCGGCGATCACCGTGGGGGAGGATCCGACGGACGACGACGTCGTTCTCGAGTCCGTCGACGATCGGTACGCGACGATCGACGACGGCGAACTCAGGCTCGATCTCGGCGTGGTCGCCAACACGGAGACGCGGTTTGCCGACGTGTTCACGATCACGATCGGCGACGACGCCGACGACGTCGAAGCAGTGTGGATCGATCACGACGTCGAGGGCGTGACCTTCCACGCGGACGGGTCGGCGGTGACGAACGAGTCGCGACTCGAGCCGGACCCCGGCGACAGTATCAGGGTCGGAGTGACAGTCGACTCGTCCGTCGCGACGGCCGGAACGGAGACGTTCACGGTCGCGGTGGGGTACGCGGACGAAGACGACACGAGCGAGGACGGGACAGGTGGGGATGGGACGAACGGGGGTACCGGCGACAGCGCGGACGACGGGCCGAGCTCGTCGGCGACTATCCTGGGGTCGGGGCTGACTCTCTCGCCGACGACGCTCGAGACCGGCGAGACGCTGACGGCGAGCGCGACGTATCGAAACGCCGGTGATGCGAGGGGGACGGCTGTGGCGACGCTGACCGTCGACGGAACCGTCGTCGACCGACAGCGGATCGAACTCCGGCCCGGGGAAGAGACGACCGTGACGTTCGAGCGCCGCATGGACTGGCCCGGAACGTACGCCGTCGGTATCGACGGCGTCGGGAGCGAATCGGTTACCGTCGAGGGGCCGCCGGTCGCCATCGTCGATGCGGGCCTCGTGGACGACGCGGCTATCGACGATACCGATACGACCGCCGATATCACCGTTGGCGAGTCGACGGCGGTTCGGGCGACGGTACGGAACCCGACTAACGCGACCGTCGAGCGCACGCTCGAGCTTTCCGCCGACGGAATCGTCGTCGAGAGTCGGCTCGTTTCGATCCCGGCGAACGGCGAGCTGACGGTATCGTTCGACCGCAGGTTCGACCGCGCGGGTACGTACGAGATCAGCGTGAGCGGCGTCACTGCGGGAACGGTGACCGTCTCCGACCGGCCGGCTCCGGTTCCGATCCCGAACCGTGAACTCTCACCGGCAACGACCGCAGCGCTCGCGCCGCCGACGACGGCGGGGCTGTTATTCCTGGCGGTCGCCGCGAATCGGAAATGGGCGTTCGTCCGGTAG
- a CDS encoding M20 family metallopeptidase, producing the protein MSLVELTRDLVSIPSHEDETAAGDFIERWLRRETDADVTRDSVGNVIARKGAGDETLALVGHHDVVEPAESQVASADGNGASEYTVDERDGRLYGRGTADMKGAVAAALLAFRDANPAGELVVASFVGEEIGGVGAQHAIDEGFAPDYAVVGEGSTNYSGPAVTDVAVAHKGRRGSTITAHGTAAHASEADAGDNAIYRATAAVDRVRDLELPSVDVAGETLDGRLTVTEIEGGSAMNVVPARCAFTIDERTVPGERAPLERVADLEGVEWTVDQDLPPMRCEDEAFAQTVLEAATSAQAAEPELVTKPHATDAGWLSQAGTECVIYGPSEPGEAHTEDESVSIDVLERCRETYRRVAEQWPTAR; encoded by the coding sequence ATGTCCCTCGTCGAACTGACCCGCGACCTCGTCTCGATCCCCAGCCACGAGGACGAGACCGCCGCCGGTGACTTCATAGAGCGGTGGCTGCGCCGCGAGACCGACGCCGACGTGACTCGAGATTCGGTCGGCAACGTGATCGCTCGAAAAGGGGCTGGCGACGAGACGCTCGCGCTGGTCGGCCACCACGATGTCGTCGAGCCGGCCGAGTCACAGGTCGCGAGCGCGGACGGGAACGGAGCCAGCGAGTACACCGTCGACGAGCGAGACGGTCGCCTCTACGGCCGCGGGACGGCGGACATGAAAGGCGCAGTTGCAGCAGCCCTGCTCGCCTTCCGTGATGCTAACCCCGCGGGGGAACTCGTCGTCGCGAGTTTCGTCGGCGAGGAGATCGGCGGCGTCGGTGCACAGCATGCGATCGACGAGGGGTTCGCACCCGACTACGCCGTCGTCGGCGAGGGATCGACGAACTACTCGGGCCCGGCCGTCACCGACGTCGCCGTCGCCCACAAGGGCCGGCGCGGGAGCACGATCACCGCCCACGGCACCGCCGCACACGCCAGCGAGGCTGATGCCGGCGACAACGCCATCTACCGCGCCACCGCGGCCGTCGACCGCGTTCGGGACCTCGAGCTTCCGTCCGTCGACGTCGCGGGCGAGACGCTCGACGGGCGGCTCACCGTCACCGAGATAGAGGGCGGGTCGGCGATGAACGTCGTTCCCGCTCGCTGTGCGTTCACGATCGACGAGCGGACGGTTCCGGGTGAGCGGGCCCCTCTCGAGCGAGTCGCGGACCTCGAAGGAGTCGAGTGGACGGTCGATCAGGACTTGCCGCCGATGCGGTGTGAGGACGAAGCGTTTGCCCAGACGGTTCTCGAGGCCGCGACTAGCGCACAGGCCGCCGAGCCGGAACTCGTGACGAAACCCCACGCGACCGACGCGGGCTGGCTCTCGCAGGCCGGAACCGAGTGCGTGATCTACGGGCCGTCCGAACCCGGCGAAGCCCACACCGAGGACGAGAGCGTCTCGATCGACGTCCTCGAGCGGTGTCGCGAGACGTATCGGCGGGTTGCAGAACAGTGGCCGACGGCTCGGTGA